A single region of the Peromyscus eremicus chromosome 16_21, PerEre_H2_v1, whole genome shotgun sequence genome encodes:
- the LOC131926501 gene encoding cysteine-rich secretory protein 1-like isoform X1 codes for MTLFALLLFLAAVLPPSILREHYENMNFEDLTTSRVSVQEEIVNKHNQLRRMVSPPGSDLLKMQWSNDARVNAQKWASQCTYQHSPADFRTTNLRCGENIFMASYPASWSRAIQSWFDEAKDFKFGSGPNPTDALVGHYTQVVWNSSFQVACGVAKCSHQLLQFLYVCHYCPPGNYLRRQYIPYTIGQPCALCPDHCEDGLCTNTCEYEDKFSNCAELKASLTCDYPMVKQECKATCNCEGKIH; via the exons atGACATTATTCGCATTGTTGTTGTTCCTGGCTGCTGTATTGCCCCCATCCATTCTTCGTGAACACTATGAG AATATGAATTTTGAGGATTTGACAACCTCTAGAGTGTCAGTCCAAGAAGAGATTGTAAACAAGCACAACCAACTGAGAAGAATGGTTTCTCCACCTGGTAGTGACTTACTAAAGATG caATGGAGCAATGATGCCAGAGTGAATGCACAGAAATGGGCAAGCCAGTGCACTTACCAACACAGTCCTGCAGATTTCAGGACCACCA ACTTAAGATGTGGTGAGAATATCTTCATGGCAAGTTATCCAGCATCATGGTCTCGTGCAATCCAAAGCTGGTTTGATGAAGCCAAAGATTTCAAGTTTGGTTCAGGCCCAAATCCAACTGATGCATTAGTTGGACATTATACTCAG GTTGTTTGGAATTCATCTTTCCAAGTTGCATGTGGAGTTGCTAAGTGTTCTCACCAATTATTGCAATTCTTATATGTTTGTCACTATTGTCCTCC TGGTAATTATTTAAGAAGGCAATACATCCCTTACACAATAGGACAACCATGTGCCCTTTGTCCTGATCACTGTGAAGATGGACTCTGCA CAAATACTTGTGAATATGAAGATAAGTTTTCTAACTGTGCAGAATTGAAGGCTTCACTAACCTGTGACTATCCAATGGTTAAACAAGAGTGCAAAGCTACATGTAACTGTGAAGGCAAAATTCATTAA
- the LOC131926501 gene encoding cysteine-rich secretory protein 1-like isoform X2 — protein MTLFALLLFLAAVLPPSILREHYENMNFEDLTTSRVSVQEEIVNKHNQLRRMVSPPGSDLLKMQWSNDARVNAQKWASQCTYQHSPADFRTTNLRCGENIFMASYPASWSRAIQSWFDEAKDFKFGSGPNPTDALVGHYTQVVWNSSFQVACGVAKCSHQLLQFLYVCHYCPPKYL, from the exons atGACATTATTCGCATTGTTGTTGTTCCTGGCTGCTGTATTGCCCCCATCCATTCTTCGTGAACACTATGAG AATATGAATTTTGAGGATTTGACAACCTCTAGAGTGTCAGTCCAAGAAGAGATTGTAAACAAGCACAACCAACTGAGAAGAATGGTTTCTCCACCTGGTAGTGACTTACTAAAGATG caATGGAGCAATGATGCCAGAGTGAATGCACAGAAATGGGCAAGCCAGTGCACTTACCAACACAGTCCTGCAGATTTCAGGACCACCA ACTTAAGATGTGGTGAGAATATCTTCATGGCAAGTTATCCAGCATCATGGTCTCGTGCAATCCAAAGCTGGTTTGATGAAGCCAAAGATTTCAAGTTTGGTTCAGGCCCAAATCCAACTGATGCATTAGTTGGACATTATACTCAG GTTGTTTGGAATTCATCTTTCCAAGTTGCATGTGGAGTTGCTAAGTGTTCTCACCAATTATTGCAATTCTTATATGTTTGTCACTATTGTCCTCC CAAATACTTGTGA